A genomic stretch from Streptomyces venezuelae ATCC 10712 includes:
- a CDS encoding FUSC family protein: protein MRGAPAGRPAKARLPPGYAAALRRSVRVTVSAAAGFYLFLYGFDSAVAATYALFAAVAMAGLSHIPGTGRQRAATLLPAVPACLLLITLGTWLSVRTWSAVLGMLVVGFVLAFVAVGGPRPAGAGPGLQLMYILPSFPPYAPGSLGERLAGATVGLVLLVLAEAFLLPDRTEGAPYRERAARAADAAARCAEGLLSPPYVLDGDALRSVREVSESLRSSRVPEADRPAGPGLRERALAHTGLAARTLLGRLASLSGGPAAGGTVTDVLRAVRDTSVETAARLRGGNPAGEARARLTEARHAVASGPDLGDPPAVLRSHAAVLEVADAALAMSTAAELAVRGRAAAPTAAPGRFWYARMRAPHLWWRRLSGHTRQRSVFFQNAVRLALALAAARLIAGVDTLPHGFWMLLATLTLTRTTARQTRGTVRVALTGTLVGAVVVAVLLASVGTDTVVYAAALPPLMLIAFTLGPVKGVGWAQAMFTLVVALVFAQLAPATWRLAEFRLLDVLAGSAVGIVFGLLAWPRGAHDELRRSMALMLRCAAETVVATTAQVAVGGARTPSGTAPGHGSLQHALVMAEAAYAQYASEPAERKGPDAAQDWQATLISGHHVLWGADRLLVPPEPLVVPPLPREPAAAATRIGDRVAACMLLVSQRLDPGPDPPGAPVELRATAAGEVSRDPPGAPRLYYATAEWLGSLRADLERIVGPPSQARVEEPR from the coding sequence ATGCGCGGCGCCCCCGCGGGCCGGCCGGCGAAGGCCCGGCTCCCGCCCGGCTACGCGGCGGCCCTGCGGCGGTCGGTGCGGGTCACGGTCTCCGCTGCCGCCGGTTTCTACCTCTTCCTGTACGGCTTCGACTCGGCCGTCGCCGCCACGTACGCGCTGTTCGCCGCCGTCGCGATGGCGGGCCTGTCCCACATCCCCGGCACCGGACGGCAGCGCGCGGCGACCCTGCTGCCCGCGGTCCCCGCCTGCCTGCTGCTGATCACCCTCGGCACCTGGCTCTCCGTGCGGACGTGGAGCGCGGTCCTCGGCATGCTGGTCGTCGGCTTCGTCCTGGCCTTCGTGGCGGTGGGCGGACCGCGCCCGGCCGGCGCCGGTCCGGGCCTGCAACTGATGTACATCCTGCCGTCGTTCCCGCCCTACGCCCCCGGGTCACTGGGCGAGCGGCTGGCCGGGGCGACGGTGGGCCTGGTGCTGCTGGTCCTCGCCGAGGCGTTCCTGCTGCCGGACCGGACGGAAGGCGCGCCGTACCGCGAGCGGGCAGCCCGGGCCGCCGACGCCGCGGCGCGCTGCGCCGAGGGGCTGCTCTCGCCGCCGTACGTGCTCGACGGTGACGCTCTGCGGTCGGTCCGGGAGGTCAGCGAGAGCCTGCGGTCCTCGCGGGTCCCGGAGGCGGACCGGCCCGCGGGGCCGGGCCTCCGCGAGCGGGCGCTCGCGCACACCGGTCTGGCCGCCCGGACCCTGCTGGGGCGGCTGGCGTCGCTCTCCGGCGGCCCGGCGGCGGGCGGCACGGTGACCGACGTGCTCCGCGCGGTGCGGGACACCTCCGTGGAGACCGCCGCCCGGCTGCGCGGCGGGAACCCGGCCGGGGAGGCCCGCGCACGGCTCACGGAGGCCCGGCACGCCGTGGCGTCCGGGCCGGACCTGGGTGATCCGCCCGCCGTCCTGCGGAGCCACGCGGCCGTCCTGGAGGTGGCCGACGCGGCGCTCGCGATGTCCACGGCGGCGGAACTCGCCGTACGGGGCAGGGCGGCGGCGCCGACGGCGGCGCCCGGCCGCTTCTGGTACGCGCGGATGCGGGCGCCCCATCTGTGGTGGCGGCGGCTCTCGGGCCACACGCGGCAGCGGTCGGTGTTCTTCCAGAACGCGGTGCGGCTCGCGCTCGCGCTGGCCGCGGCGCGGCTGATCGCGGGCGTCGACACGCTGCCTCACGGCTTCTGGATGCTGCTCGCCACGCTCACCCTGACCCGTACGACGGCGCGGCAGACGCGCGGCACCGTGCGGGTGGCGCTCACCGGCACCCTGGTGGGGGCGGTCGTGGTGGCCGTGCTCCTCGCGTCGGTCGGGACGGACACGGTGGTGTACGCGGCCGCGCTGCCGCCGTTGATGCTGATCGCCTTCACGCTGGGGCCGGTGAAGGGGGTGGGGTGGGCGCAGGCGATGTTCACCCTGGTCGTCGCGCTGGTCTTCGCCCAGTTGGCCCCCGCGACCTGGCGGCTGGCCGAGTTCCGGCTCCTCGACGTGCTCGCGGGCAGCGCGGTCGGCATCGTGTTCGGGCTGCTCGCCTGGCCCCGGGGCGCGCACGACGAGCTGCGCCGGTCCATGGCGCTGATGCTGCGGTGCGCCGCAGAGACCGTGGTCGCCACGACGGCCCAGGTCGCCGTGGGCGGGGCGCGGACGCCTTCGGGCACGGCGCCGGGGCACGGGTCGCTCCAGCACGCGCTGGTCATGGCGGAGGCGGCGTACGCGCAGTACGCGAGCGAGCCGGCCGAGCGGAAGGGGCCGGACGCCGCGCAGGACTGGCAGGCCACGCTCATCTCCGGTCACCACGTCCTGTGGGGCGCGGACCGGCTGCTCGTGCCGCCGGAGCCGCTCGTCGTCCCGCCGCTCCCCCGTGAGCCGGCCGCGGCGGCGACCCGGATCGGCGACCGGGTCGCCGCCTGCATGCTGCTGGTCTCCCAGCGCCTCGATCCCGGCCCCGACCCGCCGGGGGCGCCCGTGGAGCTCCGGGCGACGGCCGCCGGCGAGGTCTCCCGGGACCCGCCGGGGGCGCCCCGGCTGTACTACGCGACCGCCGAGTGGCTGGGCTCCCTGCGGGCGGATCTGGAACGGATCGTCGGACCCCCTTCTCAAGCGCGGGTCGAGGAACCACGATGA
- a CDS encoding cellulose binding domain-containing protein: protein MKDTTRSSGLRIRAALAVAAVTGLGATALTALPAAAAGEAVTVQYRQSATGSDQVEPWLKVVNTGSTSVPLSQVKVRYYFKADAGASYTYACSWAVKGCANLTGTFGTLANPTATADRYLEIGFTAGAGSLAPGADTGDMQLRFHRSNWQPLNQSDDYSFGPAQTTYANWSKVTATVGGAPVWGTAPAGNEPTTPPTGPTTPPPTGAALFDDFDYTGHTDPAINSHGWSVRSNAGGPGVPGATWAPENVTFAKEGTNSIMNLRSSTAGTGESTRHTEILTRASKFRNGTYAARVRFSDAPVSGPDGDRVVQTFFTINDLKAPMADDYAEYDFEYLPNGGWGEPANILYTTSWETYRPDPWEAVNQHSESRTSYAGWHDLVLTIDDNAIVYYVDGQEFGRHDARYLPERPMSINFNQWLIDLAGQASTTPRSYDQKVDYVLHMKDQVLTPAQVAAKVAAYRSAGTSFEDSVPATS, encoded by the coding sequence ATGAAGGACACGACAAGGAGCAGCGGTCTCCGCATCCGTGCCGCGCTCGCCGTCGCCGCGGTGACCGGGCTCGGCGCCACCGCGCTGACCGCGCTGCCGGCCGCGGCCGCAGGTGAGGCCGTCACCGTCCAGTACCGGCAGAGCGCCACCGGGAGCGATCAGGTGGAGCCCTGGCTCAAGGTGGTCAACACCGGCTCGACGAGCGTCCCGCTGAGCCAGGTCAAGGTGCGCTACTACTTCAAGGCCGACGCCGGGGCCTCGTACACGTACGCCTGCTCGTGGGCCGTGAAGGGCTGCGCGAACCTCACCGGTACCTTCGGCACCCTGGCCAACCCCACCGCGACCGCCGACCGTTACCTGGAGATCGGCTTCACGGCCGGGGCCGGTTCCCTCGCGCCCGGCGCGGACACCGGCGACATGCAGCTGCGCTTCCACCGCTCCAACTGGCAGCCGCTGAACCAGAGCGACGACTACTCCTTCGGCCCCGCCCAGACCACGTACGCCAACTGGTCCAAGGTCACGGCGACCGTGGGCGGCGCCCCGGTCTGGGGCACGGCCCCCGCGGGCAACGAACCGACCACCCCGCCGACCGGCCCGACCACCCCGCCGCCCACCGGGGCCGCGCTCTTCGACGACTTCGACTACACCGGCCACACCGACCCGGCGATCAACTCCCACGGCTGGAGCGTGCGTTCCAACGCGGGCGGTCCCGGCGTGCCCGGCGCCACCTGGGCCCCCGAGAACGTGACCTTCGCCAAGGAGGGCACCAACTCCATCATGAACCTGCGGAGTTCGACCGCCGGAACCGGTGAGTCCACCCGGCACACCGAGATCCTGACGCGCGCCTCGAAGTTCCGCAACGGCACGTACGCGGCGCGGGTGCGGTTCTCCGACGCGCCGGTGTCGGGCCCGGACGGCGACCGCGTCGTCCAGACCTTCTTCACCATCAACGACCTCAAGGCGCCGATGGCCGACGACTACGCCGAGTACGACTTCGAGTACCTCCCCAACGGCGGCTGGGGCGAGCCCGCCAACATCCTCTACACCACCTCGTGGGAGACCTACCGGCCCGACCCCTGGGAGGCCGTCAACCAGCACTCCGAGTCGCGGACGAGCTACGCCGGCTGGCACGACCTGGTGCTGACGATCGACGACAACGCGATCGTGTACTACGTCGACGGCCAGGAGTTCGGCCGGCACGACGCCCGCTACCTCCCCGAGCGTCCGATGTCCATCAACTTCAACCAGTGGCTGATCGACCTCGCCGGCCAGGCGTCGACGACGCCGCGCTCCTACGACCAGAAGGTCGACTACGTCCTGCACATGAAGGACCAGGTCCTGACCCCGGCCCAGGTCGCCGCGAAGGTGGCGGCCTACCGCTCGGCCGGCACGTCGTTCGAGGACTCGGTGCCCGCCACGTCGTGA
- a CDS encoding beta-N-acetylhexosaminidase: MPPARSAPAPGRPRLVPEPTQLQSLPGRFTFDATTALKVSPGAEGAAALLRTLLGPATGLPLPARADGSVVLALDRALGGLGEEGYGLTIGTEGVLLRAARPRGLLAGVQTLRQLLPVEALRAEPVPGVAWSVPCAQITDIPRFPWRGSMLDVARRFRPVSYLRRYVDLLALHKLNVLHLHLTDDQGWRMPVPALPRLTEVGGLPHGGAYTRAELGGLVAYAAERGVTVVPEIEMPGHVRAALAAYPELGNHPGRTYEVWDRWGVCDTILGVHDQALDFCRTVLDEVMDVFPSPYVHVGGEECPTDEWHVSPAARRRAAEEGLPGPAALHGWFMERIGEHLLAAGRHPLSWTEDGADLPPYFTVMPWRDAEHGRTAVRRGHRVIMAPHRTTYLDYPQSAGPEEPPGQAGEVVDLRTVHGNDPAPAHWSPEEAGRVLGSQVQLWTEYVPTPAHAEYLTFPRLCALAEVVWTGRHDWPGFQERLRHHRTRLDALGVPRRPDAAPASAPVPAPAP; this comes from the coding sequence ATGCCACCCGCCCGATCCGCCCCCGCCCCCGGCCGCCCCCGGCTCGTCCCCGAGCCCACCCAACTCCAGTCGCTGCCAGGACGGTTCACCTTCGACGCCACGACCGCGCTCAAGGTCTCCCCCGGCGCGGAAGGCGCCGCGGCACTGCTGCGCACGCTCCTCGGGCCCGCCACCGGCCTGCCGCTGCCCGCCCGCGCGGACGGCTCCGTCGTCCTGGCCCTCGACCGCGCCCTCGGCGGGCTCGGCGAGGAGGGGTACGGGCTCACCATCGGCACGGAGGGGGTGCTGCTGCGGGCCGCCCGGCCCCGGGGGCTGCTCGCCGGGGTCCAGACCCTCCGTCAGCTGCTGCCCGTCGAGGCGCTGCGCGCCGAACCGGTGCCCGGGGTCGCCTGGTCCGTCCCCTGTGCGCAGATCACCGACATCCCCCGCTTCCCCTGGCGCGGCTCCATGCTCGACGTCGCCCGCCGCTTCCGTCCCGTCTCCTATCTGCGGCGGTACGTGGACCTCCTCGCCCTCCACAAACTGAACGTCCTGCACCTCCACCTCACCGACGACCAGGGCTGGCGCATGCCGGTGCCGGCGCTCCCCCGGCTCACCGAGGTGGGCGGGCTGCCGCACGGCGGTGCCTACACCCGTGCGGAACTCGGCGGTCTGGTGGCGTACGCGGCGGAGCGCGGTGTCACCGTCGTGCCCGAGATCGAGATGCCGGGCCATGTACGGGCCGCCCTCGCCGCCTATCCGGAGCTGGGCAACCACCCGGGCCGTACATATGAGGTCTGGGACCGGTGGGGTGTCTGCGACACCATCCTCGGCGTCCACGACCAGGCGCTCGACTTCTGCCGCACCGTTCTGGACGAGGTGATGGACGTCTTTCCCTCCCCGTACGTCCACGTCGGCGGCGAGGAGTGCCCCACCGACGAGTGGCACGTCTCCCCGGCGGCGCGCCGGCGGGCCGCCGAGGAGGGGCTGCCGGGGCCCGCGGCCCTCCACGGCTGGTTCATGGAGCGGATCGGAGAGCACCTCCTGGCCGCCGGTCGCCACCCGCTCAGCTGGACCGAGGACGGCGCCGACCTCCCGCCGTACTTCACCGTCATGCCCTGGCGCGACGCCGAGCACGGCCGCACCGCGGTCCGCCGCGGCCACCGCGTGATCATGGCCCCGCATCGCACCACGTACCTCGACTACCCGCAGTCCGCGGGCCCCGAGGAGCCGCCCGGTCAGGCGGGCGAGGTCGTCGACCTGCGCACCGTCCACGGCAACGACCCGGCTCCGGCGCACTGGAGCCCGGAGGAGGCGGGCCGGGTCCTCGGGTCCCAGGTGCAGTTGTGGACCGAGTATGTGCCCACCCCGGCGCACGCCGAGTACCTCACGTTCCCCCGGCTCTGCGCCCTCGCGGAGGTCGTCTGGACCGGCCGGCACGACTGGCCGGGCTTCCAGGAGCGGCTCCGCCACCACAGGACCCGGCTGGACGCGCTGGGCGTGCCGCGCCGGCCGGACGCCGCACCCGCGTCCGCGCCCGTGCCGGCCCCCGCACCCTGA
- a CDS encoding carbohydrate ABC transporter permease, with protein MTPRALRRLPLNTAAALVFVLAVFPVYWMVLTAFRPTRDIQSETPGFLPGSVTLEHFRAAVAADGFWIFWRNSLLVTAGCVLLALVVALAAAFAVARMNWRGRRAFVLMVFLAQVAPWEALLIPMYVIARDADLLDRLATLSLIYFMVTLPFTIVTLRSFLAAVPAELEEAAQVDGCTRAAAFRRVTLPLLAPGLLATSLFGFITAWNEFAFANMLIIKNQDDRTLPVWLSSFSNVFGTDWGATMAASTLFALPVLVLFLVLQGRVAAGMTGGAVKG; from the coding sequence GTGACACCGCGCGCCCTGCGCCGACTCCCCCTGAACACCGCGGCGGCGCTCGTCTTCGTCCTGGCCGTCTTCCCGGTGTACTGGATGGTGCTCACGGCCTTCCGGCCGACCCGCGACATCCAGTCCGAGACGCCCGGGTTCCTGCCCGGCTCCGTGACCCTGGAGCACTTCCGTGCCGCCGTGGCCGCCGACGGGTTCTGGATCTTCTGGCGCAACAGCCTGCTCGTGACCGCCGGTTGCGTCCTGCTCGCCCTCGTGGTGGCGCTCGCCGCCGCGTTCGCGGTGGCCCGGATGAACTGGCGCGGCCGGCGGGCCTTCGTCCTCATGGTCTTCCTCGCCCAGGTGGCGCCCTGGGAGGCGCTTCTGATCCCGATGTACGTGATCGCACGGGACGCCGACCTGCTGGACCGGCTGGCGACGCTCAGCCTCATCTACTTCATGGTCACCCTGCCCTTCACGATCGTCACCCTCCGCTCGTTCCTGGCGGCGGTGCCGGCCGAGCTCGAAGAGGCCGCACAGGTCGACGGCTGCACGCGCGCCGCCGCCTTCCGCAGGGTGACGCTCCCGCTGCTCGCCCCGGGGCTGCTCGCGACCTCGCTCTTCGGGTTCATCACCGCCTGGAACGAGTTCGCCTTCGCCAACATGCTCATCATCAAGAACCAGGACGACCGCACGCTGCCCGTCTGGCTGTCCTCCTTCTCCAACGTCTTCGGCACCGACTGGGGCGCCACCATGGCCGCCTCCACCCTCTTCGCCCTGCCCGTCCTCGTCCTCTTCCTGGTCCTGCAGGGCCGGGTCGCCGCCGGAATGACCGGCGGAGCCGTGAAGGGATAA
- a CDS encoding carbohydrate ABC transporter permease: MWPYLLVAPTVLGGALLLGYPFVRNLLISFQRYGMGELIRGDAAFVGFRNYRDVLADPEFWEVVRRTFWWTLVNVVLIMVIGTLVALMMQRLGRRMRILVTSGLVLAWASPVIATTTVFQWLFASRLGVVNWVLVRLGFESFEGYSWLADGPAAFTVLVLLVVWQSVPFAAITLHSALLTVPAELYESARLDGAGAWRIFRSVTLPLLRPLFGLVLCLEVIWVFRCFAQIWAVTKGGPGEATTTLPVYAYRVAQSLHRYDLGAAVSTLTVLILVAALIAYFRHMLRQEADR, translated from the coding sequence CTGTGGCCCTATCTCCTCGTCGCTCCCACCGTCCTCGGCGGTGCGCTCCTCCTCGGCTACCCCTTCGTCCGCAACCTGCTGATCTCCTTCCAGCGGTACGGCATGGGCGAACTCATCCGTGGCGACGCCGCGTTCGTGGGGTTCCGCAACTACCGGGACGTGCTCGCCGACCCCGAGTTCTGGGAGGTCGTCCGGCGCACCTTCTGGTGGACCCTGGTCAACGTCGTCCTGATCATGGTGATCGGCACCCTGGTCGCCCTGATGATGCAGCGGCTCGGGCGGCGGATGCGGATCCTGGTGACGAGCGGTCTCGTCCTCGCCTGGGCGAGCCCGGTCATCGCCACCACGACCGTGTTCCAGTGGCTCTTCGCCTCCCGTCTGGGAGTGGTCAACTGGGTGCTGGTACGGCTCGGGTTCGAGTCCTTCGAGGGGTACTCGTGGCTGGCCGACGGCCCTGCGGCGTTCACCGTCCTGGTGCTGCTGGTGGTCTGGCAGTCGGTGCCCTTCGCCGCGATCACGCTCCACTCGGCCCTGCTGACCGTGCCCGCCGAGCTGTACGAGTCCGCCCGGCTCGACGGGGCCGGCGCCTGGCGGATCTTCCGCTCGGTCACGCTGCCCCTGCTGCGGCCGCTCTTCGGTCTCGTGCTCTGCCTGGAGGTCATCTGGGTCTTCCGCTGCTTCGCCCAGATCTGGGCCGTCACCAAGGGCGGGCCGGGCGAGGCGACGACCACGCTGCCCGTCTACGCCTACCGGGTGGCCCAGTCCCTGCACCGCTACGACCTGGGGGCCGCCGTCTCCACGCTCACGGTCCTGATCCTGGTGGCCGCGCTGATCGCCTACTTCCGCCACATGCTCCGACAGGAGGCCGACCGGTGA